From Bradyrhizobium sp. AZCC 1610:
CGCGTCACCGACCTCGCGGGCAAGCCGCTGGCAGGCGTGCCGGTGGACGTCTGGCACGCCGACGATGAGGGCTTTTATGACTCCCAGAAGCCTACCTATGCGACGCAGGGGCCGTCGTCGCGGGCGCGCTTCATCACCGACGCCGACGGACGGTTTTTCTTCCGCACCATCCTGCCGTGCAGCTATCCCATTCCCACCGACGGGCCGGTCGGCGAGATGATCGTGCAGACCCGCCGCCACGCGATGCGGCCGGCCCATGTGCATTTCCTGGTCGACGCACCCGGCTACCAGCCGCTGATCACGCATGTCTTCATGGACGGCGACAAATATCTCGATTCCGACGTGGTGTTCGGGGTCAAGGACGAGCTTGTCGCCAAGATCGAAAAGCGGACCGATCCAACGATGCCGGACGGCAAGCCGGCGACCACGCCGTGGCACCTCATGATCTACGAATTCCGGATGAAGCCGGGCGAGGGAAGTGCGCCGAAACCGATGACGGCGAAGGCCACCGAGGA
This genomic window contains:
- a CDS encoding intradiol ring-cleavage dioxygenase; this translates as MPQFNETELTAAVIRSFDDTPDPRAKFLLQELVKSLHDYVRRTDLTFEEWEYAIDFLTRTGQKCTPIRQEFILLSDVLGVSMLVDAVNHREREGATETTVLGPFYVGEHKVTPHGTDISAALPGERMFVQSRVTDLAGKPLAGVPVDVWHADDEGFYDSQKPTYATQGPSSRARFITDADGRFFFRTILPCSYPIPTDGPVGEMIVQTRRHAMRPAHVHFLVDAPGYQPLITHVFMDGDKYLDSDVVFGVKDELVAKIEKRTDPTMPDGKPATTPWHLMIYEFRMKPGEGSAPKPMTAKATEDA